One genomic segment of Gammaproteobacteria bacterium CG11_big_fil_rev_8_21_14_0_20_46_22 includes these proteins:
- a CDS encoding octanoyltransferase, with translation MFKHQIATVLKKCGDSFPVNAPTLQSKFLHGLQDYTAIWQAMREQVDTRDETSADELWLLEHAPVFTQGQAGKAEHVLNPHGIPIVQSDRGGQVTYHGPGQLVAYCLFDLERLGIGTKHLVCGLEKAIMATLEHYGIESQLKTGAPGVYVHDAKIASLGLRVRKGKTYHGLSLNVAMDLTPFSYINPCGFQGMRMVDMQGLGVFANLANVAQALQTRIIDQFQLTVTRE, from the coding sequence ATGTTTAAGCACCAAATTGCCACAGTTTTGAAAAAATGCGGAGATAGTTTTCCTGTGAACGCACCCACTTTACAGAGTAAGTTTTTACATGGCTTGCAAGACTATACGGCCATTTGGCAGGCCATGCGCGAGCAAGTTGATACGCGTGATGAGACTTCGGCTGATGAGTTGTGGTTATTAGAGCATGCGCCGGTGTTTACACAAGGGCAGGCTGGTAAAGCGGAGCATGTGTTGAATCCTCACGGCATTCCGATCGTGCAGTCCGATCGCGGTGGGCAGGTCACGTACCATGGCCCGGGTCAGTTAGTGGCGTATTGTTTGTTTGACCTTGAGCGTTTAGGTATTGGTACTAAGCATTTGGTGTGCGGTTTGGAAAAAGCCATCATGGCGACACTTGAACATTACGGTATTGAATCACAGCTAAAAACCGGCGCGCCGGGTGTGTATGTGCACGATGCGAAGATCGCCTCGCTCGGTTTGCGGGTGCGCAAAGGTAAAACCTACCACGGCTTGAGCTTAAATGTGGCGATGGATTTAACGCCATTTTCATACATTAACCCTTGTGGCTTTCAGGGAATGAGGATGGTGGATATGCAAGGCTTGGGTGTTTTTGCTAATCTTGCAAACGTGGCGCAAGCATTACAAACAAGGATTATTGATCAATTTCAATTGACAGTCACGAGAGAATAA
- the lipA gene encoding lipoyl synthase: protein MSADDKTYLVKSGNKYKTEQGFSAIKDGVKTHRYEEKALGKKPGWLNIKLASSPEFQAVKGVVKKHRLATVCEEAKCPNISECWSAGTATFMVMGAVCTRACQFCSVDTGNPKGWLDKDEPDHCANAVKLMGLKYIVLTSVDRDDIEDGGAAHYAACVKAIKRDNPETAVEALVPDFQGSERAVDTVLASGVDVFAQNLETVKRLTHPVRDPRAGYEQTLNVLAYAKQASPNTLTKTSLMLGLGETDEEVLEAMRDIKAANVDILTLGQYLRPTKNHLPVERYVTPEQFNHFREKGLAMGFLEVVSGPLVRSSYRAEQALLKNNVGLPS, encoded by the coding sequence ATGAGTGCAGACGATAAAACCTATCTCGTCAAAAGCGGGAATAAATATAAAACAGAACAAGGTTTTAGCGCGATCAAAGACGGCGTGAAAACGCATCGCTACGAGGAAAAAGCCTTGGGCAAAAAACCGGGTTGGTTGAATATCAAGCTTGCTTCAAGTCCCGAATTTCAAGCCGTCAAGGGTGTGGTGAAAAAACACCGCCTGGCTACCGTCTGCGAAGAAGCTAAGTGTCCGAATATTTCAGAATGCTGGAGTGCGGGTACTGCGACCTTTATGGTCATGGGTGCGGTCTGCACGCGCGCTTGCCAGTTTTGTTCAGTCGACACGGGCAACCCCAAAGGCTGGCTCGATAAAGACGAGCCTGATCATTGCGCGAATGCGGTGAAACTCATGGGCTTAAAATACATTGTGCTCACTTCAGTGGATCGCGATGACATTGAAGATGGCGGTGCGGCGCATTATGCTGCTTGTGTGAAAGCGATTAAGCGCGATAATCCAGAAACCGCGGTTGAAGCCTTAGTGCCGGATTTTCAGGGTTCTGAACGTGCTGTCGATACGGTATTGGCTTCAGGTGTGGATGTCTTCGCGCAAAACTTAGAAACCGTTAAACGTTTAACACACCCCGTGCGTGATCCGCGCGCAGGCTATGAGCAAACCTTGAATGTGCTGGCCTACGCGAAACAAGCTTCGCCTAATACACTCACAAAAACCAGCTTGATGTTGGGTTTGGGTGAAACGGATGAAGAAGTGCTAGAAGCCATGCGGGATATTAAAGCGGCGAATGTCGATATTTTAACGCTAGGCCAATACCTGCGCCCGACGAAAAACCATCTACCCGTTGAGCGTTATGTCACCCCCGAGCAATTTAATCACTTTCGTGAGAAAGGCCTTGCGATGGGCTTTTTGGAAGTGGTGTCAGGGCCTTTGGTTCGCTCTAGCTATAGGGCCGAACAGGCTCTTCTAAAAAACAATGTCGGTCTTCCTTCATGA
- a CDS encoding NADH-quinone oxidoreductase subunit NuoN: protein MEFYNILPQLVLLAMACVVLLVDAFHPKQKGFRVTYALTQGTLIVAAVFSAMLYGEGSHTVFSGNFIRDRLTSVVEVFVFISMFITLLVSRRYILQRKGMARGEYYILALFSTLGMTLLAGGHTLLMIYLGLELMSLPLYAMVAFNRDNPKATEAAMKYFIMGAIASGMLLYGMSMVFMATGHLDLSNIRALATAPQPLMLTYGMVFILIGIAFKLGAAPFHMWVPDVYDGAPVSVTMMVGSAPKIAAFAMAVRLLVDMLPAMKAEWQPLLIFLTMLSIGVGSVIAIAQSNIKRLFAYSGIAHMGYMLLGILAGTAAGYSASLFYVLTYALTATAGFTLLTIMSHQGFECENIEDLKGLHQRNPWLALMMLFIVFSMAGVPPFIGFFAKVAVIKALLDAHFLVVPIIAIVFAIIGLFYYLRVVKVVYFDQADTQTPVAWHMDTRVMLTINSVALLVFGIVPGVLFTLTQHVFLQAL, encoded by the coding sequence ATGGAATTTTACAACATATTGCCACAACTCGTGTTGCTTGCCATGGCCTGCGTGGTGCTATTGGTTGACGCATTTCACCCTAAACAAAAAGGCTTTCGGGTAACCTATGCGCTCACGCAAGGCACCTTGATTGTTGCGGCAGTCTTCAGTGCGATGCTGTATGGTGAGGGTTCGCATACCGTGTTTAGCGGCAATTTTATCCGCGATCGTCTGACCTCAGTTGTAGAGGTGTTTGTCTTTATTTCGATGTTTATCACCTTATTGGTGTCGCGCCGCTATATTTTACAGCGCAAAGGCATGGCGCGCGGTGAATATTATATTTTAGCTTTGTTCTCAACCTTGGGCATGACCTTGCTTGCCGGCGGTCATACCTTGTTAATGATTTACTTAGGGCTTGAGTTAATGTCCTTGCCTTTGTACGCCATGGTGGCGTTTAATCGTGATAATCCCAAAGCCACAGAAGCCGCGATGAAGTATTTCATCATGGGCGCGATTGCATCCGGCATGTTGCTCTATGGTATGTCTATGGTGTTTATGGCCACAGGTCATTTAGATTTAAGCAATATCCGCGCGTTGGCGACCGCGCCGCAACCGCTCATGCTCACGTATGGCATGGTGTTTATATTGATCGGTATTGCGTTTAAATTAGGCGCTGCACCATTTCATATGTGGGTGCCGGACGTGTACGACGGTGCGCCGGTGTCTGTCACGATGATGGTCGGTTCTGCGCCGAAGATTGCAGCCTTTGCCATGGCAGTCCGTTTACTCGTGGATATGTTGCCGGCGATGAAAGCCGAGTGGCAGCCTTTATTGATTTTTTTAACCATGCTTTCTATTGGTGTGGGCAGTGTGATTGCCATCGCACAAAGCAATATCAAGCGTCTCTTTGCGTATTCTGGTATTGCGCACATGGGGTATATGTTGCTCGGCATTTTGGCCGGTACAGCAGCGGGGTATTCAGCGTCTTTGTTCTATGTGTTGACCTATGCGCTAACGGCCACGGCAGGCTTCACGCTGTTAACGATCATGTCGCATCAAGGCTTTGAGTGTGAAAATATCGAGGATTTGAAAGGTTTGCATCAGCGCAATCCTTGGCTGGCCTTGATGATGCTCTTCATCGTTTTCTCGATGGCAGGCGTGCCGCCGTTTATCGGCTTCTTTGCAAAAGTGGCGGTGATCAAGGCCTTGTTGGATGCGCATTTCTTGGTGGTGCCCATCATTGCGATCGTGTTTGCGATCATCGGTTTGTTCTACTACCTGCGTGTGGTGAAAGTGGTGTACTTTGATCAAGCCGACACACAAACGCCTGTGGCTTGGCATATGGACACGCGTGTGATGTTAACCATCAATAGCGTGGCTTTGTTGGTCTTTGGTATTGTGCCGGGTGTGTTGTTCACATTAACGCAGCACGTGTTTTTGCAGGCTTTGTAA
- a CDS encoding NADH-quinone oxidoreductase subunit M (Catalyzes the transfer of electrons from NADH to quinone): MIHILLSLMIWLPVVGGVLTLFTGGDENQHIAKLIALISCIIVLLLCLPMYFYFDVNSSAMQLVENVTWIKQFGIHYALGVDGLSLVMIMLTNFTSLCVVIAAFSAIKEKVSHYMAAFLIMQGMMVGVFAATDAMLFYVFWEAMLIPMYLCIGVWGGEKRSYASIKFFIYTFFGSALMLLALLYLGNQAGNFSIASFYTLHMSMTVQVFIFVAFFLAFAVKVPMWPFHTWLPDAHTEAPPGGSVILAALMLKMGIYGFLRFSMPIVPDASQALDWMMIILGLIAIVYVAYIAIVQTDIKRLIAYSSISHMGFAVLACFMVYSIIGTSGDYQDAYLSIEGGVVQMISHAFGSGAMFIGVGILYDQLLSRKFTSYGGAAKYMPVFAAFFMLFAMSNVGLPGTSGFVGEFMIILSAFKAHFWVAFFAASTLILGAAYTLWAYKKIFFGEVTPGVETLKDISRSYLVVYILLAIGVIWIGVYPEWLLRVLHASVGHILQLSLQSRL, translated from the coding sequence ATGATACACATCTTGTTGAGTTTGATGATCTGGTTGCCAGTCGTGGGTGGTGTGTTGACGCTATTTACGGGTGGTGATGAGAATCAACACATCGCGAAACTGATCGCCTTAATCAGCTGTATTATAGTTTTGCTGCTGTGCTTGCCGATGTATTTCTATTTCGATGTGAACTCCAGCGCTATGCAGTTGGTTGAAAATGTTACCTGGATCAAGCAGTTTGGCATTCATTACGCCTTGGGTGTGGATGGCTTGTCATTAGTTATGATCATGCTCACCAATTTCACGAGTTTGTGTGTGGTGATTGCTGCGTTTTCTGCGATCAAGGAAAAAGTATCACACTACATGGCAGCTTTCTTGATCATGCAGGGCATGATGGTCGGTGTGTTTGCCGCCACCGATGCTATGCTGTTTTATGTTTTCTGGGAAGCGATGCTGATTCCGATGTATTTGTGTATCGGCGTGTGGGGTGGCGAAAAGCGCAGCTACGCGTCGATTAAATTTTTTATCTATACTTTTTTCGGCTCGGCTTTAATGTTGTTGGCCCTGCTGTACTTGGGTAACCAAGCCGGCAATTTCAGTATCGCGAGCTTTTACACCTTGCATATGTCAATGACAGTGCAAGTGTTTATCTTCGTGGCATTTTTCTTGGCTTTTGCCGTTAAAGTGCCGATGTGGCCGTTTCACACGTGGTTGCCGGATGCGCACACCGAAGCCCCTCCAGGTGGTTCGGTGATTTTGGCGGCGTTGATGTTGAAAATGGGTATCTACGGTTTCTTGCGCTTTTCTATGCCGATTGTCCCAGACGCAAGCCAAGCTTTAGATTGGATGATGATTATCTTAGGCTTAATTGCGATTGTGTATGTGGCCTACATTGCGATTGTGCAAACGGATATCAAGCGTTTGATCGCGTATTCTTCGATTTCGCACATGGGTTTTGCCGTGCTCGCCTGCTTTATGGTGTACTCGATCATTGGCACCAGTGGTGACTACCAAGATGCGTATTTAAGTATTGAAGGCGGTGTGGTGCAGATGATTTCTCATGCCTTTGGTTCGGGTGCGATGTTCATTGGTGTGGGTATTTTGTATGATCAATTGCTGAGCCGTAAATTCACTTCGTATGGTGGCGCGGCCAAATACATGCCGGTGTTTGCCGCGTTTTTTATGTTGTTTGCGATGTCAAACGTTGGCCTGCCGGGAACGTCTGGCTTTGTCGGTGAGTTCATGATTATTTTGTCAGCGTTTAAGGCACACTTCTGGGTGGCTTTCTTTGCAGCATCCACCTTGATTTTGGGTGCGGCGTATACGCTATGGGCGTATAAAAAGATTTTCTTTGGTGAGGTCACACCCGGCGTTGAGACCTTAAAGGATATTTCGCGCAGTTATTTGGTGGTCTACATTTTGTTGGCCATTGGTGTGATTTGGATTGGTGTGTACCCTGAATGGTTGCTGCGCGTGTTGCATGCGTCGGTGGGGCATATCCTCCAGCTAAGCTTGCAAAGCAGGCTGTAA
- a CDS encoding NADH-quinone oxidoreductase subunit L has translation MKNIALVMILSPLLGSGLAGFFGKVMGQRGAHWVTIISVAVSFFCALFIANLVFIDHVHYLDVNLFTWVKSANYTMHVGFLIDRLSAAMLLLVTFVSTLVHIYSIGYMKGDDGYQRFFCYMSLFTFMMLMLVLANNFATLFFGWEGVGLVSYLLIGFWYNKETAAFGSLKAFIANRVGDMGMILGIAAVLMYFGDLNFNHVFEHRAVLAGQTLQIIPGWHWSAATVVCILLFIGAMGKSAQMPLHVWLPESMEGPTPISAMIHAATMVTAGVYMVARFSPLFEMSSTALSVVLVLGATTCFFCGLLGVFQHDIKRVIAYSTLSQLGYMMAGVGASAFSAGMFHLFTHGCFKALLFLAAGSVIVANHHEQDMRKMGGLWRYMPITYVTFLIGGLALSAIPPFAGFYSKDTIIDAVGHSHIAGSGYAYLCVLFGAFVTALYTFRAFFLTFHGKNKADPEVKAHLKESPWVMTVPLILLAIPSTILGFCLIDSIIYGHPGLLGASIYTAPQFDVISRMAPDFHGAWWMALHAFITWPFWLAIAGVFVAWYFNLRNPALAERLKKQLSFLYAIMLNKYGFDDFNQIVFVRGTQRLGKWLLDYVDNGLIDGVLVNGTGRLIGLIARVARTAQTGYVYHYVFAMVIGLFVLLGWRLI, from the coding sequence ATGAAAAATATTGCCTTGGTGATGATCTTATCACCCTTATTGGGTTCGGGCTTGGCAGGCTTTTTTGGCAAAGTCATGGGTCAGCGTGGCGCGCATTGGGTGACGATTATCTCGGTTGCAGTCTCGTTTTTCTGCGCGTTGTTTATCGCCAATCTTGTGTTTATTGACCATGTGCACTATTTGGATGTGAATTTATTCACTTGGGTGAAAAGCGCGAACTACACGATGCATGTCGGCTTTTTGATTGACCGCTTGAGTGCGGCCATGTTATTGCTCGTTACCTTTGTGTCTACTCTGGTCCATATTTACAGTATTGGCTACATGAAAGGCGATGACGGTTACCAGCGCTTTTTCTGCTACATGTCCTTGTTTACGTTTATGATGTTGATGCTGGTGCTGGCGAACAACTTCGCGACCTTGTTTTTCGGTTGGGAAGGCGTGGGCCTGGTGTCTTATTTGCTCATCGGTTTTTGGTATAACAAAGAAACGGCAGCTTTTGGTAGTTTGAAAGCGTTTATCGCTAACCGTGTCGGTGACATGGGCATGATCTTAGGTATCGCCGCGGTCTTGATGTATTTTGGCGATTTGAATTTTAACCACGTTTTTGAGCACCGTGCAGTACTGGCGGGTCAAACCTTGCAAATTATCCCGGGCTGGCATTGGTCTGCGGCGACAGTGGTCTGCATTTTGTTGTTCATCGGTGCCATGGGTAAGTCAGCGCAAATGCCATTGCATGTGTGGTTACCAGAATCCATGGAAGGCCCAACACCGATTTCTGCCATGATTCACGCGGCTACGATGGTCACCGCCGGTGTGTATATGGTGGCGCGTTTTTCGCCGTTGTTTGAAATGTCTTCAACCGCCTTGAGCGTGGTGTTGGTTTTGGGTGCGACCACGTGTTTCTTCTGTGGTTTATTGGGCGTGTTTCAGCACGATATCAAACGTGTTATTGCTTATTCAACGTTATCACAATTAGGCTATATGATGGCCGGTGTGGGCGCGTCTGCCTTTTCAGCCGGTATGTTCCACTTGTTCACACACGGTTGCTTTAAAGCTTTGTTGTTCTTGGCCGCAGGCTCGGTGATCGTGGCCAACCATCACGAGCAAGACATGCGTAAAATGGGTGGCTTGTGGCGTTACATGCCGATTACCTACGTGACTTTTTTAATTGGTGGTTTGGCGCTTTCAGCGATCCCACCGTTTGCGGGTTTTTACTCAAAAGACACGATTATTGATGCTGTGGGTCATTCGCACATTGCCGGCAGCGGTTATGCGTATTTGTGCGTGCTGTTCGGTGCGTTTGTCACGGCACTGTACACCTTCCGCGCTTTTTTCTTAACGTTTCACGGTAAAAATAAAGCAGACCCTGAAGTGAAAGCGCATTTGAAAGAATCACCTTGGGTGATGACAGTGCCTTTGATCTTATTGGCGATCCCTTCAACCATTTTAGGTTTCTGTTTGATTGACTCGATTATTTATGGCCACCCAGGTTTATTGGGTGCGTCGATTTATACAGCACCACAGTTTGATGTGATCTCACGCATGGCGCCGGATTTTCATGGTGCTTGGTGGATGGCGCTACATGCGTTTATCACTTGGCCGTTCTGGTTGGCTATCGCGGGTGTCTTCGTGGCTTGGTATTTCAATCTTCGCAACCCAGCCTTGGCAGAGCGCTTGAAAAAACAGCTCAGCTTTTTGTATGCCATTATGCTCAACAAATACGGTTTTGATGATTTCAATCAAATCGTGTTTGTGCGCGGCACACAACGTTTGGGTAAATGGCTATTAGATTATGTCGATAATGGCTTGATTGACGGCGTGTTGGTCAATGGCACGGGCCGTTTGATTGGTTTGATTGCTCGTGTGGCGCGTACCGCGCAAACGGGTTATGTCTATCACTACGTGTTTGCGATGGTGATAGGCTTATTTGTTTTGCTAGGTTGGCGTTTAATTTAA
- a CDS encoding NADH-quinone oxidoreductase subunit NuoK: MIPLSHYFMLAAILFVISLAGIVLNRKNIITVLMSIELMLLAVNTNFVAAADYLHNTHGEVFVFFILTVAAAEAAIGLAIMIAVFRSRRSIAVDELDSLKG; this comes from the coding sequence ATGATTCCATTATCCCATTACTTTATGTTAGCGGCGATTTTGTTTGTCATTAGTTTGGCAGGCATTGTCTTAAACCGTAAAAATATCATCACGGTGTTAATGTCGATCGAGTTGATGTTGTTAGCAGTGAACACAAATTTCGTGGCCGCTGCCGATTATTTGCATAACACGCACGGTGAAGTGTTTGTGTTCTTTATTCTGACGGTGGCGGCGGCAGAAGCGGCCATTGGTTTGGCGATCATGATCGCGGTGTTTAGGTCTCGTCGTTCCATTGCGGTCGACGAATTAGATTCATTAAAAGGGTAG
- a CDS encoding NADH:ubiquinone oxidoreductase subunit J: MTFTQGFAQFVFYVFAVAAVASALMVVFTRKPVKGVLFLVLTFIAMAGIWIFLQAEFLALILVVVYVGAVMTLFLFVVMMLNTEIDRSKKMLVRYLPIGLVVMLVLLIMMIYVVGSGQFGLAHYAAPGQLPAHYSNVSALGTTLYADYVLPFVTAGVLLLVAMIAAIALAFRGAHNRKIERVPDQLRVKKADRLRVVKMKSEKGE; the protein is encoded by the coding sequence ATGACATTCACACAAGGCTTTGCACAATTTGTGTTTTACGTGTTTGCTGTAGCGGCTGTCGCTTCTGCTCTTATGGTCGTTTTCACACGAAAGCCCGTGAAAGGCGTGCTCTTTTTAGTGCTCACCTTTATCGCGATGGCGGGCATCTGGATTTTCTTGCAAGCCGAGTTTTTAGCACTGATTTTGGTGGTCGTGTATGTGGGCGCGGTGATGACCTTGTTTTTGTTCGTGGTCATGATGCTCAACACGGAAATTGATCGCAGCAAAAAAATGCTGGTGCGTTATTTGCCCATCGGTTTGGTGGTTATGCTCGTTTTGTTGATCATGATGATTTACGTGGTTGGCTCAGGCCAATTCGGCTTGGCGCATTATGCTGCCCCTGGCCAGCTGCCGGCGCATTACAGCAATGTGAGTGCTTTGGGTACGACCTTGTATGCCGATTATGTGTTGCCCTTTGTCACAGCCGGTGTGCTGCTTTTGGTTGCGATGATTGCAGCGATTGCGCTGGCATTTCGTGGCGCGCATAACCGTAAAATTGAGCGAGTGCCGGATCAGTTGCGGGTGAAAAAAGCTGATCGCTTGCGCGTTGTCAAAATGAAATCGGAGAAGGGCGAATGA
- a CDS encoding NADH-quinone oxidoreductase subunit NuoI, whose protein sequence is MSRMKDYVKSFTLFEILQGMALTWRYFWRRKITIQFPEETTPISPRFRGLHALRRYANGEERCIACKLCEAVCPALAITIDSHERSDGTRRTTGYEIDLFKCIYCGFCEEACPVDSIVLTDIHHYHIEKRGENILNKQKLLAIGDRYEESIANNRAQDGDYR, encoded by the coding sequence ATGTCTCGAATGAAAGACTACGTAAAAAGCTTTACTTTATTTGAAATTTTGCAAGGCATGGCACTGACCTGGCGTTATTTCTGGCGTCGCAAAATCACGATACAGTTTCCTGAAGAGACCACGCCGATTTCTCCGCGCTTTCGTGGCTTGCATGCGCTTCGTCGTTATGCCAATGGTGAAGAGCGCTGTATTGCCTGTAAATTGTGCGAAGCGGTTTGCCCGGCTTTGGCGATCACGATTGATTCTCATGAGCGCAGTGATGGCACGCGCCGGACCACGGGCTATGAGATCGATTTATTCAAATGCATTTATTGCGGTTTTTGTGAAGAAGCTTGCCCGGTAGACTCGATCGTCCTGACGGATATTCATCATTATCACATTGAAAAACGTGGTGAGAACATTCTTAACAAACAAAAATTGTTAGCCATTGGCGATCGTTATGAAGAAAGCATCGCCAATAATCGCGCACAAGACGGGGATTACCGATGA
- a CDS encoding NADH-quinone oxidoreductase subunit NuoH: MGFGDAIIQLLWTVLWIVCILVPVLVGVLFYTYAERKVLAFMHVRLGPNRTGFKGLFQPVADALKLMRKEIIFPKAADLFLFLLAPVLSIAPALAAWAVIPFQGHVVLANINAGVLYILAMTSFGVYGILLAGWSSNSKYALFGALRSAAQVISYEIAMSFALIGVLMAAHTLNLSKIVQAQSGGLWHWYWLPLLPLFIVYWISGVAETNRSPFDMAEGESEIVAGFHVEYSGMTFAVFFLAEYANMLLISVLAALFFMGGWLSPFQGIPGLHEAFAWVPGVVWLIAKALIFAFTFLWLRATLPRYRYDQIMRLGWKVLIPVTLVWIFVEAIAVRLHLPPWWG, encoded by the coding sequence ATGGGATTCGGTGACGCGATTATACAGTTATTATGGACGGTGCTATGGATTGTCTGCATTTTAGTGCCGGTGCTAGTGGGCGTGTTGTTCTACACCTACGCTGAGCGAAAAGTGTTGGCGTTTATGCACGTGCGTTTAGGTCCAAACCGCACGGGTTTTAAAGGGTTGTTTCAACCTGTCGCTGATGCTTTAAAGTTGATGCGTAAAGAAATTATTTTCCCTAAAGCCGCCGATTTGTTTTTGTTTCTCTTAGCACCCGTGTTATCGATCGCGCCAGCCTTGGCGGCGTGGGCTGTGATTCCTTTTCAAGGGCATGTGGTGCTGGCCAACATCAATGCTGGCGTGTTGTATATTTTGGCGATGACGTCGTTTGGCGTGTACGGTATTTTATTAGCCGGTTGGTCGTCCAACTCTAAATACGCTTTGTTCGGCGCATTGCGCTCAGCCGCGCAAGTGATTTCCTATGAAATTGCCATGAGCTTTGCTTTGATCGGCGTGTTGATGGCGGCGCACACATTAAACTTAAGTAAAATCGTGCAAGCTCAGTCAGGTGGTTTATGGCATTGGTACTGGTTGCCATTGTTGCCCTTGTTCATCGTCTACTGGATTTCCGGTGTCGCAGAAACCAACCGTTCACCGTTTGATATGGCCGAAGGTGAATCTGAAATTGTCGCGGGTTTCCATGTCGAATATTCGGGCATGACCTTCGCCGTATTCTTCTTGGCGGAATACGCCAATATGTTGTTGATCTCTGTGCTAGCTGCTTTGTTTTTCATGGGCGGCTGGTTATCACCGTTTCAAGGTATTCCAGGCTTGCATGAAGCCTTTGCCTGGGTGCCGGGTGTGGTGTGGTTGATTGCTAAAGCCTTGATTTTTGCTTTTACCTTTTTATGGTTGCGTGCCACATTGCCGCGCTACCGTTACGATCAAATCATGCGTTTGGGCTGGAAAGTGCTCATTCCTGTGACTTTGGTTTGGATTTTTGTTGAAGCGATCGCGGTGCGATTGCATTTACCACCGTGGTGGGGTTAA